One region of Salvia miltiorrhiza cultivar Shanhuang (shh) chromosome 3, IMPLAD_Smil_shh, whole genome shotgun sequence genomic DNA includes:
- the LOC131016873 gene encoding putative F-box/LRR-repeat protein At3g58880 has product MLKEKRERLAISTDVSKVDRISVLPKEVLGLILSLLTAKEATATSILCSSWRYLWVLTCKTTMDFDGTQSVRKIIRFMENFGFTDPSVNKACIEPLEEERCKFVRWVDHVIVSNQLLDQRSNLEEFKVYFDLNQTHREKIDDWLTYAFSRKVERLELRLTSLARGIARFYPDSHLCYEFPYKRGNLPNNFEVLKKLCLHLVSVSGEVVQLFLEKCPLLEQVSVSGSQALLSLEIVATFPSFKCLEISLCHYLKSVVLRDSNVVTIKYSGKIIPFVLVNVPLLTKLWIKALLLGPSRLKDVVGMFSPVLPQLEMLKIYPSHIYWEESQEFVSAVEMCNLKQLVVNIGYYYRDTDSLLSFVNLINAAPCLERFVVEAVHQDSKKDKSLDGACARNYTLRPRVNVHVKEVEFVGYRGVFNHLELIMHFVEKDVALKNIIIDPRSFKYHLHRQWDRIYRHEVEDGVFAMAYAKEQLKEHVPSRINVKIL; this is encoded by the exons ATGTTGAAAGAGAAGCGGGAGCGATTGGCCATCTCTACAGATGTATCCAAG GTTGATCGAATTAGCGTGCTACCGAAAGAAGTATTAGGGTTGATATTGTCTTTGTTGACGGCCAAGGAAGCTACTGCAACTAGCATACTTTGTAGTTCATGGAGATACTTGTGGGTCTTAACTTGTAAGACGACGATGGATTTTGATGGCACACAATCAGTACGTAAGATTATTAGATTTATGGAAAATTTTGGATTCACGGATCCATCAGTGAACAAGGCATGTATAGAGCCATTGGAAGAGGAAAGGTGTAAGTTCGTTAGATGGGTTGATCACGTCATAGTGTCGAACCAGCTTTTGGATCAGAGGTCCAATCTCGAGGAATTCAAAGTGTATTTCGATCTAAATCAAACTCATAGAGAAAAGATCGATGATTGGCTCACTTATGCTTTCAGTAGGAAGGTTGAGAGGTTGGAGTTGAGGTTAACCTCTCTAGCAAGGGGTATTGCTAGATTTTACCCCGATTCTCATTTGTGTTACGAGTTTCCATATAAAAGGGGGAATTTGCCGAATAATTTTGAGGTGCTTAAGAAGCTATGTTTGCATTTAGTGAGTGTGAGCGGTGAGGTTGTGCAGTTGTTTCTGGAGAAGTGCCCTCTGCTCGAACAAGTGTCGGTGTCTGGATCCCAAGCACTTTTGTCTCTGGAGATTGTTGCAACTTTTCCCTCGTTTAAATGCCTTGAAATAAGCTTGTGCCACTATCTCAAATCAGTCGTGCTTCGGGATTCAAATGTTGTCACTATAAAGTACAGCGGCAAGATAATACCATTTGTGCTGGTCAACGTGCCTCTCCTTACTAAACTTTGGATCAAGGCATTGCTTCTTGGTCCTAGTCGATTGAAAGATGTTGTTGGCATGTTTTCGCCTGTGCTTCCACAGTTAGAGATGTTGAAAATATATCCATCCCACATCTATTGGGAG GAATCACAGGAGTTCGTTTCAGCTGTTGAGATGTGTAACCTTAAGCAATTGGTGGTGAACATTGGGTATTATTACAGAGACACAGATTCACTCTTATCCTTTGTTAATTTGATAAATGCGGCACCTTGCTTGGAGAGATTTGTGGTGGAG GCTGTACATCAAGATAGCAAGAAAGACAAGTCGTTGGATGGTGCTTGTGCTAGAAATTATACTCTGAGGCCGAGAGTCAATGTTCACGTTAAGGAAGTAGAATTTGTTGGTTATCGTGGCGTGTTTAATCATTTAGAGTTGATTATGCACTTTGTGGAGAAGGATGTTGcactaaaaaatataattattgatCCACGGAGTTTCAAGTATCATCTGCATCGGCAGTGGGATCGCATTTATAGACACGAGGTTGAAGATGGAGTATTTGCAATGGCTTATGCAAAGGAGCAACTTAAAGAGCATGTCCCTTCAAGAATAAATGTGAAGAtcctttaa
- the LOC131015723 gene encoding protein FAR1-RELATED SEQUENCE 5-like — protein MEKESGGPQNCGFTRKDAYNHINGLKMKTKVENGDATWLVQYFTTKANSEPFFYWDFQLDDDGHLMNFFFRDSRSSLDYEYFGDVLSVDSTYRTNKYKLVCVPFVGVNHHLKNVLFGLGFLSDETTRSYEWLLTTFWTSMSAKEPEVIFTDQCQSLMNAIDSVFLTSSHRLCQWHINQNAPSHFGKLNGSATFKRAWFHCMNGCDTETEFEEAWKAMIDEYGLGEHRWFNTMYRLKKRWSSAFTNHRFCAGLHATSRSEVTNKVLKTICSASTSLHDFVFKFDEIQIEWRRKESEEDALCIGMPGLYVDHNELMKNAAKVLTRSVFRKFEHEAKYSLNVDIIKGPSKYDSDDLEFIVSSGCVGGKQRHIQFNKESYLSTCTCRLFETAGYLCSHIFKIYYLMNVKNIPKQYLLKRFSRAAKERILTNVSSGIGVPNDSDLHVSSLAFVNHLMRMTYDLGEYAKLNCDKRGLIMTRLTSLCEEVYGSRNDHNGSPRDHQEVPKGDGSKGVQNASARECHELPKRAGSNGVENASAREQDELPKRVASKAAETNSASKQHELPKGGVAFRNPKVAKTRGEKNSEIIRHWDRTKSCKIRGSRKRKFDQSQTAPSDSNAILYETPSLMQTWDSAFEWTQADARINPTPDEVYQAQLRRFMNIHDNEARINLIPSDNYQALICFCNLFSNITC, from the exons ATGGAGAAGGAGTCCGGTGGTCCTCAAAATTGTGGTTTTACGAGAAAGGATGCATATAATCATATAAATGGCCTTAAGATGAAGACGAAAGTGGAGAATGGTGATGCAACGTGGCTTGTTCAATATTTTACGACGAAGGCAAATAGCGAGCCGTTCTTTTATTGGGACTTTCAATTAGATGATGATGGCCACCTTATGAATTTCTTTTTCAGAGACTCGCGCAGCTCCTTGGATTATGAGTATTTTGGCGACGTCTTATCGGTGGATAGTACGTATCGGACAAATAAGTACAAACTTGTTTGTGTTCCATTTGTTGGTGTCAACCACCACTTGAAGAATGTTCTGTTTGGCCTAGGATTTTTATCAGATGAAACAACCCGATCGTATGAATGGTTGTTAACTACTTTTTGGACCAGCATGTCTGCCAAAGAACCGGAGGTTATTTTTACCGATCAATGCCAATCTCTTATGAATGCAATTGATTCTGTATTTCTGACTTCTAGTCATCGTCTTTGCCAATGGCATATCAACCAAAATGCGCCATCTCATTTTGGCAAATTGAACGGGAGTGCTACTTTCAAGAGAGCTTGGTTTCACTGTATGAATGGATGTGATACAGAGACCGAATTTGAAGAGGCTTGGAAGGCTATGATTGATGAGTATGGCCTCGGTGAGCATAGATGGTTTAATACCATGTATAGATTGAAGAAAAGATGGTCGTCTGCTTTTACAAATCACAGATTTTGTGCCGGGCTACATGCAACCTCACGGAGTGAGGTAACAAACAAAGTTCTGAAGACTATTTGTAGTGCGAGCACATCCTTGCATGATTTTGTGTTTAAGTTTGatgaaattcaaattgaatGGAGGCGTAAAGAAAGTGAAGAGGATGCACTATGTATAGGAATGCCTGGGCTATATGTGGATCACAATGAACTAATGAAGAATGCAGCTAAAGTATTGACGAGAAGTGTTTTTCGTAAATTTGAACATGAGGCCAAATATTCTTTGAATGTGGATATAATCAAAGGTCCATCAAAGTATGATTCGGATGACCTTGAATTCATTGTGTCCTCAGGTTGTGTTGGTGGGAAGCAGAGGCATATTCAATTCAACAAGGAAAGTTATCTTTCTACGTGCACTTGTCGCCTATTTGAAACTGCGGGATATTTGTGTTCTCACATTTTCAAGATATATTATCTTATGAATGTGAAAAACATTCCTAAACAGTATTTGTTAAAGAGATTTTCTCGGGCTGCCAAGGAAAGAATCTTGACGAATGTTAGTTCCGGCATTGGTGTTCCCAATGATTCCGACTTACATGTTTCTAGTTTGGCTTTCGTGAATCATCTCATGCGCATGACATATGATCTTGGAGAATATGCCAAATTGAACTGTGATAAACGTGGGCTTATTATGACCCGGCTTACGTCCTTGTGCGAGGAGGTTTATGGTTCGAGGAATGATCATAATGGGTCGCCAAGGGATCACCAAGAAGTGCCGAAAGGAGATGGTTCCAAGGGTGTCCAGAATGCCTCGGCAAGAGAGTGTCATGAGTTGCCGAAAAGAGCTGGTTCAAATGGTGTTGAGAATGCCTCGGCAAGAGAGCAGGATGAGTTGCCGAAAAGAGTTGCTTCGAAGGCTGCAGAGACCAACTCGGCAAGTAAACAGCATGAGTTGCCGAAAGGAGGTGTTGCATTTCGAAATCCCAAAGTCGCAAAAACACGTGGCGAAAAGAATTCAGAAATTATTCGTCATTGGGATAGAACAAAAA GTTGTAAGATTCGTGGGTCGAGGAAACGAAAGTTCGATCAATCTCAAACTGCCCCGTCTGATAGTAATGCTATACTGTATGAAACTCCTTCGTTAATGCAAACTTGGGATAGTGCTTTTGAGTGGACACAGGCTGATGCACGGATAAACCCCACCCCTGATGAGGTTTATCAG gCACAATTGCGTAGATTCATGAATATTCATGACAATGAAGCACGGATAAACCTTATCCCGTCTGATAACTATCAGGCTTTAATTTGTTTCTGCAACTTATTTTCGAATATTACATGCTAA